In Tubulanus polymorphus chromosome 2, tnTubPoly1.2, whole genome shotgun sequence, a single window of DNA contains:
- the LOC141900646 gene encoding uncharacterized protein LOC141900646: MLANQTFISTTTTTPFSVKDILNMSVDQDTVCAMEFQGLNYSSGSFYGSDMTAPIYSTIHHQLQNPHLQQNHHNPHCDYSQSMLLPTTATTYAELSPSMSPQQQHHQQQSASYSPATVTGSGCQEAENIIEKHNNVDVKPTCMELDIKPRIITPPTPLNDDTDPSTSGITENQPTNASNLPSPDGATECHLLRQRQKRKPRVLFSQAQVYELERRFKQQRYLSAPEREQLANMLKLTSTQVKIWFQNRRYKCKRQRQDKTLELTAMQPPRRVAVPVLVRDGKPCPQSYSTPYNVNPFAYATAATQACSYANHPGASSPAAYSPMPQMQQSPPYVHQQQIQGIRAW, translated from the exons ATGCTAGCAAACCAAACTTTCATATcaactactactactacacCGTTTTCAGTCAAAGACATACTTAACATGAGCGTCGATCAGGATACTGTATGTGCCATGGAATTCCAGGGTTTGAATTATAGCTCGGGTTCGTTTTACGGCAGTGATATGACCGCGCCTATATACTCGACTATACACCACCAGTTACAGAATCCGCATCTTCAACAGAATCACCATAATCCGCATTGCGACTACAGCCAGTCAATGCTGCTGCCCACGACTGCGACCACGTACGCCGAGTTGAGCCCGTCGATGAGCCCGCAGCAGCAACACCACCAACAGCAGTCAGCATCCTACAGCCCGGCTACGGTGACTGGTAGTGGCTGTCAAGAGGCTGAAAACATCATTGAAAAAC ATAACAATGTAGATGTTAAACCGACGTGCATGGAACTGGATATTAAGCCCAGAATCATAACCCCTCCGACGCCTTTGAATGACGATACAGACCCATCGACAAGTGGAATTACCGAGAACCAACCGACAAACGCCAGTAATCTTCCGTCGCCAGATGGTGCCACAGAATGCCACCTTCTGCGACAACGCCAAAAACGCAAACCACGAGTACTATTTTCACAGGCGCAAGTTTACGAACTTGAAAGACGGTTCAAACAACAGCGATATTTATCCGCGCCCGAACGGGAACAGTTGGCTAATATGCTGAAACTTACTTCGACCCAGGTGAAAATCTGGTTTCAAAATAGGAGATATAAATGCAAACGACAACGCCAAGATAAGACTCTCGAATTGACGGCGATGCAGCCTCCGAGACGAGTGGCTGTACCGGTGTTAGTTAGAGATGGTAAACCGTGTCCGCAGTCGTATTCCACGCCTTATAACGTGAATCCATTCGCCTATGCCACGGCGGCGACCCAGGCGTGTTCTTACGCCAACCACCCGGGCGCCTCGTCCCCCGCCGCTTACAGCCCGATGCCGCAAATGCAACAGTCGCCTCCTTACGTGCACCAACAGCAAATACAAGGAATACGAGCTTGGTGA